In one Tripterygium wilfordii isolate XIE 37 chromosome 22, ASM1340144v1, whole genome shotgun sequence genomic region, the following are encoded:
- the LOC119992298 gene encoding ADP-ribosylation factor 2-like: MGLTFTKLFSRLFAKKEMRILMVGLDAAGKTTILYKLKLGEIVTTIPTIGFNVETVEYKNISFTVWDVGGQDKIRPLWRHYFQNTQGLIFVVDSNDRDRVVEARDELHRMLNEDELRDAVLLVFANKQDLPNAMNAAEITDKLALHSLRQRHWYIQSTCATSGEGLYEGLDWLSNNIANKA, encoded by the exons ATGGGGCTGACATTTACCAAGCTCTTCAGCCGGCTTTTTGCCAAAAAAGAGATGCGTATTCTGATGGTGGGTCTTGATGCTGCTGGTAAGACAACCATATTGTACAAGCTAAAGCTTGGTGAGATCGTCACTACTATCCCAACTATTG GGTTCAATGTGGAAACCGTGGAATACAAAAACATCAGTTTCACTGTGTGGGATGTTGGGGGTCAGGACAAG ATCCGTCCCTTGTGGAGGCACTACTTCCAAAACACACAGGGTCTCATTTTTGTCGTAGACAGCAATGACAGAGACCGAGTTGTTGAGGCAAGGGATGAATTGCACAGGATGTTGAATGAG GATGAGCTGCGAGATGCAGTTTTGCTCGTATTTGCCAACAAACAGGATCTTCCTAATGCAATGAATGCTGCTGAGATCACTGATAAGCTTGCTCTCCACTCCCTACGTCAGCGTCACTG GTACATCCAGAGCACTTGTGCAACCTCTGGGGAGGGGCTTTACGAGGGTTTGGATTGGCTCTCCAACAACATTGCTAACAAG GCATAA
- the LOC119990702 gene encoding galactinol synthase 1-like, with protein sequence MAPEVPVGVSSGTGKVATLNTGYSRRAFVTFLAGTGDYWKGVVGLAKGLRKTKSAYPLVVAILPDVPEEHREILRSQGCIVREIEPIYPPANQIEFSMAYYVINYSKLRIWNFEEYSKMVYLDADIQVFENIDHLFDMPDGCFYAVMDCFCEKTWSHSRQFSIGYCQQCPDKVTWPAEMGSPPPLYFNAGMFVFEPSPLTYESLLQTVQITPPTPFAEQDFLNMFFENTYKPIPLDYNLVLAMLWRHPENVDLDQVKVVHYCAAGSKPWRFTGEEANMDREDIKMLVAKWWDVYNDESLDFNAENSPATEVAETFSIPSIMASIPEPVISFIPAPSAA encoded by the exons ATGGCCCCTGAAGTTCCCGTCGGAGTCTCTTCCGGTACCGGAAAGGTTGCTACATTAAACACAGGCTACTCAAGGAGGGCCTTTGTGACATTTTTAGCTGGTACTGGTGATTATTGGAAAGGGGTTGTTGGATTGGCTAAGGGGTTGAGGAAGACCAAGAGTGCATACCCTCTGGTGGTTGCAATCTTGCCTGATGTCCCGGAGGAGCACCGGGAGATCTTGAGGTCTCAAGGCTGCATCGTTCGTGAGATTGAGCCAATCTATCCACCTGCAAACCAGATTGAATTCTCTATGGCTTACTATGTCATCAACTACTCCAAGCTTCGCATTTGGAAT TTTGAGGAGTACAGCAAGATGGTGTATCTGGATGCGGACATCCAAGTGTTCGAAAACATAGACCACCTCTTCGACATGCCCGACGGCTGCTTCTACGCCGTGATGGACTGCTTCTGCGAGAAGACGTGGAGCCACTCGCGGCAGTTCTCCATCGGATACTGCCAGCAATGCCCCGATAAGGTCACTTGGCCCGCCGAGATGGGCTCTCCTCCTCCTTTGTACTTCAACGCTGGCATGTTCGTCTTCGAGCCTAGTCCTTTGACCTACGAAAGCCTTCTACAAACTGTCCAGATCACCCCGCCAACCCCCTTCGCTGAGCAA GATTTCTTGAATATGTTCTTTGAGAATACATACAAACCAATCCCTCTTGACTACAACCTTGTTCTAGCAATGTTATGGCGCCACCCCGAGAACGTGGACcttgaccaagttaaggttgTCCACTACTGTGCTGCT ggatcaaaacCATGGAGGTTCACAGGCGAAGAAGCCAACATGGACAGAGAGGACATAAAGATGCTTGTGGCAAAATGGTGGGATGTCTACAACGATGAGTCCCTGGATTTCAATGCCGAGAACTCCCCGGCGACAGAGGTGGCAGAGACGTTCTCAATACCGTCGATCATGGCGTCCATTCCGGAGCCGGTCATATCCTTCATTCCTGCACCCTCTGCTGCTTAA
- the LOC119990701 gene encoding type 2 DNA topoisomerase 6 subunit B-like isoform X2: MQISSLQQLCLHLISCAFQRCRLSEDLCRLSVVLKPSPASDPPVVGISISDTGIGSCLEEIRDLRWEGVENWGICDTEIYNYHLHIREKNLNKRLTILPSNPKSGAKFSGSEVYLSISESINALLGEFKNFFEKILILKIPNVACELVVEHGDTPGSRYENVFLANELNPLPFSTSNVVRLKSGLLDYVMKHKCRLNESEHLKVGSGMASCTGRRSNSGLIMEAVVVIGEQSEFTSLCSSTGGAKTEVLYFEEFSPSSITQSFCNAFNGIDWKSYGLTLDSAVNQGGQGQLEWDNLPSLFHIDIALHCYHEQAVIPPVWKKIQNNKSLIKKAVKLALDDLKENHAGVLSSRHALKIRSYAPDLARTISGLISSSNDPDFQAECLSLLGLQYQEIGGVTVENCIKEKICSVIDMNDGKPQRSKDSAPFLFEDDCLEEVDFQDYEYEED, encoded by the exons ATGCAGATTTCTTCGCTACAGCAGCTTTGTCTTCAT TTAATTTCTTGTGCGTTTCAAAGATGCCGCTTATCTGAAGATCTGTGCAGACTTTCAGTCGTTCTCAAACCATCTCCGGCTTCCGATCCCCCCGTTGTTGGGATTTCAA TATCAGATACTGGCATTGGAAGCTGCTTGGAGGAGATTCGGGACCTGAGGTGGGAAGGTGTGGAAAATTGGG GCATATGTGATACTGAGATATATAATTATCATTTACAtataagagaaaaaaatttgaacaagAGGCTGACTATACTACCCTCAAACCCTAAGAGTGGTGCAAAATTCAG CGGAAGTGAAGTATATCTCTCCatttccgaaagcatcaatgcttTATTGGGTGAGTTTAAAAACTTCTTTGAAAAG ATTCTCATTCTAAAAATCCCT AACGTGGCATGCGAACTGGTGGTTGAACATGGGGATACTCCTGGGTCACGCTATGAAAATGTTTTTCTTGCAAATGAGCTCAATCCTTTGCCATTTTCAACCTCGAATGTTGTACGCTTGAAGTCAGGCCTTTTAGATTATGTTATGAAGCACAAATGTCGTTTGAATGAAAG TGAGCATCTCAAGGTTGGAAGTGGAATGGCTAGCTGCACTGGAAGGCGTAGTAATTCTGGACTGATAATGGAAGCAGTGGTTGTGATAGGGGAACAATCAGAATTCACCAGTCTTTGCTCTAGTACAGGCGGGGCCAAAACAGAG GTTTTGTATTTTGAAGAATTTTCACCTTCTTCAATCACCCAGTCATTTTGTAATGCATTTAATGGCATTGACTGGAAAAGTTATGGATTAACTTTGGACAGTGCTGTGAATCAAGGTGGTCAAGGACAACTCGAATGGGACAACTTACCGTCACTTTTTCATATAGATATTGCCCTACATTGTTACCATGAGCA GGCCGTGATACCACCggtatggaaaaagatccaGAATAATAAGAGTTTGATCAAAAAGGCAGTTAAACTTGCACTGGATGATTTGAAGGAGAATCATGCTGGAGTTCTTTCGAGTCGACATGCCCTAAAG ATTCGCAGTTATGCTCCTGATCTTGCTAGAACAATTTCTGGGTTGATCTCGTCATCCAATGATCCAGACTTTCAAGCAGAATGCCTTTCTCTTCTTGGCTTGCAATATCAAGAAATTGGTGGTGTAACCGTAGAAAATTGTATCAAGGAAAAGATATGTTCAGTCATTGATATGAATGATGGGAAGCCCCAGAGGAGCAAAGATTCAGCACCATTTCTGTTTGAAGATGACTGCCTTGAGGAAGTGGATTTCCAGGACTATGAATATGAAGAAG ATTGA
- the LOC119990701 gene encoding type 2 DNA topoisomerase 6 subunit B-like isoform X1, whose amino-acid sequence MQISSLQQLCLHLISCAFQRCRLSEDLCRLSVVLKPSPASDPPVVGISISDTGIGSCLEEIRDLRWEGVENWDGILSIRTTGICDTEIYNYHLHIREKNLNKRLTILPSNPKSGAKFSGSEVYLSISESINALLGEFKNFFEKILILKIPNVACELVVEHGDTPGSRYENVFLANELNPLPFSTSNVVRLKSGLLDYVMKHKCRLNESEHLKVGSGMASCTGRRSNSGLIMEAVVVIGEQSEFTSLCSSTGGAKTEVLYFEEFSPSSITQSFCNAFNGIDWKSYGLTLDSAVNQGGQGQLEWDNLPSLFHIDIALHCYHEQAVIPPVWKKIQNNKSLIKKAVKLALDDLKENHAGVLSSRHALKIRSYAPDLARTISGLISSSNDPDFQAECLSLLGLQYQEIGGVTVENCIKEKICSVIDMNDGKPQRSKDSAPFLFEDDCLEEVDFQDYEYEED is encoded by the exons ATGCAGATTTCTTCGCTACAGCAGCTTTGTCTTCAT TTAATTTCTTGTGCGTTTCAAAGATGCCGCTTATCTGAAGATCTGTGCAGACTTTCAGTCGTTCTCAAACCATCTCCGGCTTCCGATCCCCCCGTTGTTGGGATTTCAA TATCAGATACTGGCATTGGAAGCTGCTTGGAGGAGATTCGGGACCTGAGGTGGGAAGGTGTGGAAAATTGGG ATGGAATACTATCTATCAGAACTACTG GCATATGTGATACTGAGATATATAATTATCATTTACAtataagagaaaaaaatttgaacaagAGGCTGACTATACTACCCTCAAACCCTAAGAGTGGTGCAAAATTCAG CGGAAGTGAAGTATATCTCTCCatttccgaaagcatcaatgcttTATTGGGTGAGTTTAAAAACTTCTTTGAAAAG ATTCTCATTCTAAAAATCCCT AACGTGGCATGCGAACTGGTGGTTGAACATGGGGATACTCCTGGGTCACGCTATGAAAATGTTTTTCTTGCAAATGAGCTCAATCCTTTGCCATTTTCAACCTCGAATGTTGTACGCTTGAAGTCAGGCCTTTTAGATTATGTTATGAAGCACAAATGTCGTTTGAATGAAAG TGAGCATCTCAAGGTTGGAAGTGGAATGGCTAGCTGCACTGGAAGGCGTAGTAATTCTGGACTGATAATGGAAGCAGTGGTTGTGATAGGGGAACAATCAGAATTCACCAGTCTTTGCTCTAGTACAGGCGGGGCCAAAACAGAG GTTTTGTATTTTGAAGAATTTTCACCTTCTTCAATCACCCAGTCATTTTGTAATGCATTTAATGGCATTGACTGGAAAAGTTATGGATTAACTTTGGACAGTGCTGTGAATCAAGGTGGTCAAGGACAACTCGAATGGGACAACTTACCGTCACTTTTTCATATAGATATTGCCCTACATTGTTACCATGAGCA GGCCGTGATACCACCggtatggaaaaagatccaGAATAATAAGAGTTTGATCAAAAAGGCAGTTAAACTTGCACTGGATGATTTGAAGGAGAATCATGCTGGAGTTCTTTCGAGTCGACATGCCCTAAAG ATTCGCAGTTATGCTCCTGATCTTGCTAGAACAATTTCTGGGTTGATCTCGTCATCCAATGATCCAGACTTTCAAGCAGAATGCCTTTCTCTTCTTGGCTTGCAATATCAAGAAATTGGTGGTGTAACCGTAGAAAATTGTATCAAGGAAAAGATATGTTCAGTCATTGATATGAATGATGGGAAGCCCCAGAGGAGCAAAGATTCAGCACCATTTCTGTTTGAAGATGACTGCCTTGAGGAAGTGGATTTCCAGGACTATGAATATGAAGAAG ATTGA
- the LOC119990431 gene encoding uncharacterized protein LOC119990431 isoform X2 has product MGESKDTGIHKSTKNGGAKAFDPAFRTFFVQLPHKFQNSLLNKLIKGGEEANSTSSDLRKERELCGAYKIDLEKQLQAWKENPSWVDQPPEIKVTVPKGSLSLLNVKVNVGLPPDEVYNIVTNPDNKRIFKNIKEVVSRKVLIDEGLRQVVELEQAALWKFLWWSGTISVHLLVDQNRQDHSMKFKQIKTGFMKKFEGCWRVGPAFVDEKMCLPFKPKTLADYYSCTGGKGRIGSNVILEQLIQPAIVPPPPISWYLRGITTKTTEMIIHDLLIEAARIRGGFNAANSGEHHAFQGQFDEDPVNRSRDIKERWALRRRISKQKITRQSAE; this is encoded by the exons ATGGGTGAGTCAAAAGATACTGGAATTCATAAGAGCACGAAAAATGGAGGTGCCAAGGCTTTTGATCCAGCATTTCGTACATTCTTTGTGCAGCTTCCTCACAAGTTTCAGAATAGTCTG CTTAACAAACTAATTAAAGGTGGGGAAGAAGCAAACTCCACGAGCTCTGACCTGAGAAAGGAAAGAGAGTTATGTGGTGCTTATAAGATCGACCTGGAGAAGCAGTTGCAAGCTTGGAAAGAAAATCCTTCATGGGTTGATCAACCTCCAGAAATAAAG GTCACTGTACCAAAAGGTTCTCTCAGCTTACTGAATGTGAAAGTCAATGTTGGGTTACCCCCGGATGAAGTGTATAATATTGTGACTAACCCTGATAATAAGAGGATTTTCAAGAATATTAAG GAAGTGGTATCCAGAAAAGTTTTAATCGACGAAGGTCTGAGGCAGGTGGTTGAATTGGAACAAGCAGCTTTATGGAAATTTCTTTGGTGGTCAGGGACCATTTCAGTTCATCTTTTAGTCGATCAGAACAGACAAGATCACTCG ATGAAGTTCAAGCAAATCAAAACAGGGTTCATGAAAAAATTTGAAGGTTGCTGGAGAGTAGGACCGGCATTCGTTGATGAGAAAATGTGCTTGCCATTCAAGCCTAAGACATTGGCAGACTACTATTCATGTACTGGAGGCAAAGGAAGGATTGGGTCGAACGTGATCTTGGAACAATTAATCCAGCCAGCCATAGTCCCACCTCCACCCATTTCCTGGTACCTTAGGGGAATTACCACCAAGACCACTGAAATGATAATACATGATCTGTTGATTGAAGCTGCCAGAATCCGTGGTGGTTTCAATGCTGCAAATTCTGGAGAGCATCATGCATTTCAGGGTCAATTTGATGAAGATCCAGTTAACAGATCGCGTGATATTAAAGAAAGATGGGCCTTGCGGAGGAGAATATCGAAGCAAAAGATTACAAGACAATCTGCTGAATAA
- the LOC119990431 gene encoding uncharacterized protein LOC119990431 isoform X1: MGESKDTGIHKSTKNGGAKAFDPAFRTFFVQLPHKFQNSLSQLNKLIKGGEEANSTSSDLRKERELCGAYKIDLEKQLQAWKENPSWVDQPPEIKVTVPKGSLSLLNVKVNVGLPPDEVYNIVTNPDNKRIFKNIKEVVSRKVLIDEGLRQVVELEQAALWKFLWWSGTISVHLLVDQNRQDHSMKFKQIKTGFMKKFEGCWRVGPAFVDEKMCLPFKPKTLADYYSCTGGKGRIGSNVILEQLIQPAIVPPPPISWYLRGITTKTTEMIIHDLLIEAARIRGGFNAANSGEHHAFQGQFDEDPVNRSRDIKERWALRRRISKQKITRQSAE; the protein is encoded by the exons ATGGGTGAGTCAAAAGATACTGGAATTCATAAGAGCACGAAAAATGGAGGTGCCAAGGCTTTTGATCCAGCATTTCGTACATTCTTTGTGCAGCTTCCTCACAAGTTTCAGAATAGTCTG TCACAGCTTAACAAACTAATTAAAGGTGGGGAAGAAGCAAACTCCACGAGCTCTGACCTGAGAAAGGAAAGAGAGTTATGTGGTGCTTATAAGATCGACCTGGAGAAGCAGTTGCAAGCTTGGAAAGAAAATCCTTCATGGGTTGATCAACCTCCAGAAATAAAG GTCACTGTACCAAAAGGTTCTCTCAGCTTACTGAATGTGAAAGTCAATGTTGGGTTACCCCCGGATGAAGTGTATAATATTGTGACTAACCCTGATAATAAGAGGATTTTCAAGAATATTAAG GAAGTGGTATCCAGAAAAGTTTTAATCGACGAAGGTCTGAGGCAGGTGGTTGAATTGGAACAAGCAGCTTTATGGAAATTTCTTTGGTGGTCAGGGACCATTTCAGTTCATCTTTTAGTCGATCAGAACAGACAAGATCACTCG ATGAAGTTCAAGCAAATCAAAACAGGGTTCATGAAAAAATTTGAAGGTTGCTGGAGAGTAGGACCGGCATTCGTTGATGAGAAAATGTGCTTGCCATTCAAGCCTAAGACATTGGCAGACTACTATTCATGTACTGGAGGCAAAGGAAGGATTGGGTCGAACGTGATCTTGGAACAATTAATCCAGCCAGCCATAGTCCCACCTCCACCCATTTCCTGGTACCTTAGGGGAATTACCACCAAGACCACTGAAATGATAATACATGATCTGTTGATTGAAGCTGCCAGAATCCGTGGTGGTTTCAATGCTGCAAATTCTGGAGAGCATCATGCATTTCAGGGTCAATTTGATGAAGATCCAGTTAACAGATCGCGTGATATTAAAGAAAGATGGGCCTTGCGGAGGAGAATATCGAAGCAAAAGATTACAAGACAATCTGCTGAATAA
- the LOC119990429 gene encoding probable nucleoredoxin 1 yields the protein MADTEMMNSNAHDFQSLLSSSERDFLVRNDGDQVKIDSLKGKKIALYFSASWCGPCRRFTPILMEVYKELASKGDFEIIFVSGDEDDESFNEYFSKMPWLAIPFSDSDTREKLDELFKVMGIPHLVILDENGRVLSDSGVEIIREYGVEGYPFTPEKINEIKEQEEAGRRDQSLRSILVFRSLDFVISCDGKKIPVSELEGKTVGLYFSLSTYESCSDFTPKLAQVYEKLKAKGEKFEIVLVLLDDDDESFEGCLESMPWLALPFKDKRCEKLVRHFELSTVPSVVIIGPDGKTLHLNAAEAIEEHGIQAYPFTPEKFAELAEIEKEREEAQTLESILVSDDRDFIIGKDGAKVKVADLVGKNILLYFSAHWCPPCRAFLPTLIEAYNKIKEKDAAFEIIFISSDRDQAAFDEYFSEMPWLALPFGDERKATLSRRFKVHGIPMLVAIGPSGKTLTTDARNLIMEHAADAYPFTDERLKEIEKEQKEMVKGWPEKVYHVLHKEHELVLTRRKVYTCDGCGKDGHVWSFNCDECDFDLHPECALEDKGTKNDAQKEQSQKEEWICDGAVCYKP from the exons ATGGCAGATACTGAGATGATGAACAGCAATGCTCACGATTTTCAGTCGCTACTGTCTTCTTCTGAACGAGACTTTCTTGTTCGTAACGACGGTGATCAG GTTAAGATTGACAGCTTGAAGGGGAAGAAGATCGCGCTCTATTTTTCAGCATCATGGTGCGGCCCATGTCGCCGATTCACACCGATTTTGATGGAAGTATACAAGGAACTAGCTTCCAAGGGTGATTTTGAAATCATTTTTGTCTCTGGGGATGAAGATGATGAGTCATTCAATGAGTACTTTTCCAAGATGCCATGGCTTGCAATCCCATTTTCTGATTCAGACACACGTGAAAAGTTAGATGAGCTGTTCAAAGTGATGGGAATTCCCCATCTTGTGATCCTTGATGAAAATGGTAGAGTTTTGAGTGACAGTGGGGTTGAGATTATTCGTGAATATGGAGTTGAAGGGTACCCTTTTACACCAGAAAAAATCAACGAAATAAAGGAGCAAGAAGAAGCAGGAAGGAGGGATCAGTCTTTAAGATCCATCCTCGTCTTCCGCTCACTTGACTTTGTAATTTCATGTGATGGAAAGAAG ATACCAGTCTCTGAACTTGAAGGGAAGACAGTAGGCCTGTATTTCTCATTGTCTACATACGAATCTTGTTCTGATTTTACTCCAAAGCTTGCTCAGGTTTATGAGAAATTGAAAGCCAAGGGAGAGAAATTTGAAATTGTGTTGGTATTACTTGATGACGATGACGAATCCTTCGAAGGATGCCTTGAAAGCATGCCTTGGTTGGCATTGCCCTTCAAGGACAAGAGATGTGAGAAGTTGGTCAGACACTTTGAGCTTTCTACTGTTCCCTCTGTGGTTATTATTGGACCAGATGGAAAAACTCTCCATCTGAATGCTGCTGAAGCCATTGAAGAACATGGAATTCAGGCATATCCGTTTACCCCAGAGAAGTTTGCAGAGCTTgcagagatagagaaagaaagagaagaagctCAAACCCTGGAGTCAATTTTGGTATCAGATGACCGGGATTTCATTATTGGGAAGGATGGTGCCAAG GTTAAGGTGGCTGATCTGGTGGGGAAGAACATCCTCCTTTATTTTTCAGCACATTGGTGTCCACCATGCCGTGCATTTCTGCCTACTCTTATTGAAGCATACAACAAGATTAAGGAAAAGGATGCTGCGTTTGAAATTATTTTCATCTCAAGTGACAGGGACCAGGCTGCTTTTGATGAATACTTTTCAGAAATGCCATGGTTGGCGCTACCCTTTGGTGATGAGAGGAAGGCAACTTTGTCTCGCCGTTTCAAAGTCCATGGCATCCCCATGCTTGTAGCTATTGGACCTTCTGGCAAGACTCTGACAACAGACGCCAGAAATCTCATTATGGAGCATGCGGCTGATGCTTATCCTTTCACTGATGAGCGTTTAAAGGAGATTGAAAAGGAACAGAAGGAGATGGTGAAGGGGTGGCCTGAGAAGGTTTACCATGTGCTTCATAAAGAGCACGAGCTTGTGCTTACCCGCCGTAAAGTTTATACATGTGATGGCTGTGGTAAAGATGGACATGTATGGTCATTCAACTGCGATGAGTGTGACTTTGATCTTCATCCCGAGTGTGCTTTGGAAGATAAAGGAACCAAAAATGATGCACAGAAGGAGCAAAGTCAGAAAGAAGAGTGGATATGTGACGGAGCGGTCTGCTACAAGCCTTGA